From Chrysemys picta bellii isolate R12L10 chromosome 1, ASM1138683v2, whole genome shotgun sequence:
aacagTGCACACCCCTGCGTCGGCTCTCGGCATAAGATGCTGCTGCCGATACTGGAATGACAGAGGTGTGGGACACagctacctgagggggattcccagggaagacacttccatctcagaattcacaggtacctATCTCATGTTGAGAAGCTCACCTCCTCAACAAACTTAGTGCAACGTGGGCATGATGAGATGGACAGTAAGTTTGTGGTACTTTCTGCCCTGCATAGCCATTAAACATCTGAGGGCCCTTGCCACAGTGGATGAGTTTGCTCCAGTATTTTCTGCACACACCTGTCTACCCCAGCTGATGGCttaggggtttgagcattggcctgctaaactcagggttgtgagtttaatccttgagggggccacttaggggtgtggggattggtcctgctttgagcagggggttggactagatgacctcctgaggtctcttccaaccctgatattctaaggtGTCTGTATTTTTCCAGTGGATCCTCCAGGAGAAAGGTATTAGTAGATGTATAATACAAAGGCCAAATTCTGGAGCTCTGGCTCATAGTTTGCTCAGGCCCCACtaaggcaaaactccccttggaaTAAGAAGTGAGTAAAGACCTTAAGATCCAGCTGTGTGTTAATGTACAGAGACTgtcacctcctcctcttgcatttcagggctctggctgATAATGTCCAATAATGTCTGTGGCAATGAATTACACAGGCCGATTGTGGATTATGTGAACTATTTCATTTTATCAGTGTTACATGTTCAGACTTCCAAGGGAATTGAATTGTCACAGCAAATATAAATGCCTGGTCTGCTTTCTTAATCGATAGATTCATAGACTgtaaggtgagaagggaccattagatcatccagtctgatctcctgtataatccaggccattaaatttcacccagttacccctatattaAGCCTCTTGACTTGTgtgtcactaaggcctggtccatactaggattttacattgtAGAATCATAGAGCCACAGGGTCAAAAGGGACCAAAAGATTAGATAGTCTGACACCCTGCCAAGAAACAGGATGTGTTTGGTCTAAACGTTCCCCAGACAGATGGCTGTCCTGCCTCATTATGAAAACTTCCAGCAAAGGCGCTTCCACAACCTTCCGAGTCTTCTGTTCCATTGTCCCACAGTTCATAAAGTTAGgacgtttttcctgagatttcatctaaatctgctatgctgtagtttgaactcaTTGCCTATTGTCCTACCCTTtctggcaagagagaacaactttctACCACCTTTTTATGGCAGTCTATGAAGTATTTGaggactgttatcatgtccctccttaatctccacttttccaaactaaacgtaTCTGGTCCCTTCAGCTTTCAATATGGGTTGTGTACCGTCCCTTGGAACATCTTTGTCACTTGCCGCTGGATCCAGTTTCCCTACATCTTTCCTATACATTGACCTAGCTATTACTACACTGAAGAACTATGGCAGCATTGCTGTGGCGTGTTGTGTGTTGAGaagccctcaagcagatctgCCAGAAAAGCATCCTGTCCTGATCTACAGACAtggggagttggagaatccaacacttccCGTTGCggtttattccaatggttaaccaTCCTGAGTGCTAAACATTGGTCCTTATTTCCAGCTGAAATACGTCTGGTGTTTAGCTTCCACCCATTGGGCCTtgttcttcctttctcttcctgattTAAGAGTCCATTATTACTATTTATGATAAATACATGAAtttctttcagtctctctctcactgtccggcattttctccagcctccaAAAATTGGTGTGTCTCTttcctgcaccctctccaatttttctgcATCCCTTTTGAAATGTAGACCCTGGGACTGCCCATTGTTGGTTTCACCAATGCCAGGTGCAGAGGTAAAATCTTTCCTCGGCTCCAACTCAccactcccctgtttatgcatccaaggatcgcaaCAGGCCTTTGGTCACAGCATCACCCTAGGAGCTCACAATGAGCTAATTATCCAcagtgacccctaaatccttttcagagtccctgAATTCCATAATACAGTGGTCTAGTCTATGGGTCAGGCCTGCATTTCCTGTTCTGAGATGGTAAgtttgcatttgactgtattaaatCACACCAGATCAATCAGTATGCCTGCTCTGGCTTCGTCATTGTAACCACTCTGCCCATCTTTGGGTTGTCCACCAATTTTATCTGCAATAATTTTCTATTTGCTCccatatcattaatgaaaatattgaatagcatcaggcGTAGAACTGATTCCAGCAGAGCCACACCAAAAACAACCCCATTGACTGGCAATGGACCATTGACAACTGCTTTCTGAGATCTGTCTGCTAGCCAGTACGCTCCACTGATATTGTACAGTATTCATTTTTTATCGCAATATTTTCCCCTACTAATTGGAATGCCTCAGAAAAATCTCAGTCTATTGCATCTGCACAGTTCCCTTGATCAACCAAACGTGTACTCTCATTAAAGGAAGAAATAAGGTTTATTTTACAAGACCTGTTGttaactggcattaattatattcctaaaGTTTTTTTTAACTAATCCCATACCAGCTTTTCAATTGTTTCTTATCCTTCTTCAATCTTTTTTTAACTTTCTCTTAATTTTTCATACTTTACGTTTAACAGAATTTTTCtgtatttaccttttttaaattatgaatgAGAGGTGTTGCTGATTGGTCAGTTTGTAATTCTGGTGTTTGTAATTCTAAGGTTCTATTGGAAATGCTGCTTAATACCCTTCTTGACTGCTATTGGACTGGAAAATGTTTCATCCTCCCATGATATGAGCACCTCatactgcttctttccaaatgcagaacaCAAATATGTCGAGAACACATCTACTTTTTCTGAAACATTAACAAGTTTCATTTCTCCCTCTAGGAATTGTCCTAAACCTTTTccaggatttcttttgttttttaataacctCCTTTTGGTTATCTTTAGCATGGACTTTTCCCCTGATGTTTTTAACATCACTTATCAATTTGTATTTGCTATCTATTTTCCCTTTTCACCATTTGTTTGATATTGTTTTCACCCTAATTGTTACCTTCACTTTGTCAATGAACCAGGTTTTTGCCCAAAAGTTGTCCACTTTCTTGATTGTGGAATCTTGGATTTGTAACTATCTAATACACTCTTCTTAAAGAACCCTCCGttttcattcccatttttatCTCTAaattttcctcccaatcagctTTGCTGATAATTTACCTCAGCTTTGGGGAATTAGTTGAAGCACTGTCTATAGATGTTACTGATGGGACGTGTTCTCTCTCGATTTGAGTCTAATCAGTTCcattctttatttttctcttctctatcatatgcccccttctttgtctcttctctaaactaaacaggcCCAGACTTTCAGTCTGTCCTCATATGGCAGCTTCCCCAATTCTCATTGCCTGTCTCAGAAATCCCCTTTCTATCTGCTACATCCTTTATGGAGACTGGATGACAAAAACTGTGTGCATGTCCAGAGCAGGTTATTCTCCATCCCTTTTATTAGGTATCTGAACATTGTCTTTGTTTTAGCCACTACTGTGAACAAGCAGGTATCAAGattgattccccactctggcactttgagtgcagaaggtgggagtcCGCAAAAGACCTTAAAAATaccttgccactccaggcttgtattaaactcccaaggttacagatccCCCTGGCCTTGGTAGTAGTGCTGCCACCAACCAAGTGAAAAAAATGCCTCTTGAAAATCCAGGAAAACTCACTTGGGAACTTTTCCCTGAAGCCCCTTGGCTTTTCCAGCCCTCTCTCAGGGAAGCCGAGAAAGAAAccaaacaaaagaaaacccaGCTGTTATACCAGCTGATCTTGGAACCCTTGTTCCACTTAACTATTTCAGTACGTGTGCACAGACCACTTGCTTTTCAAACTCAAAAATCAAATCATGTTCTTAAAAAgatgattttattaaaaaaaataaagaaaatacatctggaaaatCAGGGTGTTGCAAGATATTAAAAGAGCAACTGAAAGCATTAACACCCAAGAATGTCTTCGGTGGGGTCTAGTTTAAAggttacaaagaaaacaaaagcacctgtgtTTACCACAGAAGATTCCACAAGCCCAAAATAAAGAGAGAATCCTGATCACGTCTAACTAAACATTGCCTGTTCTACTTACTTATCTGTAGTTCCAAATGAGTAATTTTTAGGTATCAGtgctgatgatttttcatagCTGGCCCAATCTTTACAGCAGACCTGCTGCTCTCTGTCTCTCCAGCCGAGAGACAACAACAACCCTCACAAAGAGGGGAAGTTTTTTCTCAATTTAGAAAGTTTCtagtcttcccattggctcttttggccaggtgtcaACTCACTTCCTCTTACCTAAGCATTTCAGTGAGACTtattaactctttacaggtaaggcaagtagagaacagctactaagaaggatttttatagctaactgactggttgggtgttcataaaaggggtTCTACCCCCCATCATTTACTACAGCAGGTGGTTTCCACTGAGTTGCTCTCAATAACACCCAGGTCTTTTCCCTGGAGTGCATCTAGCTGGGATGTTTCCCCACGGAGTATAAATTggcaaacctttttttttttcccattctcaGGTTTTGAGCAACTGGGTGAATGGGGAACACCCTACAGCATGGACTCCCTAGCCTGGGTTTCATTGCATTAAGGAACAatgatggataaccagtatccacactcGTGTTTCCTGCTATTGCCTATTAAGCTTTACCACACCATCACATGTAGGAATTATTAACACATGccataaaatatggaattggcattagtTGGGTCAGTTGTTCATAATTTATTTCtatgaataatgaaaatgtcttttttcagtgtgtgaagaatcatagaatcatagaatatcagggttggaagggacctcaggaggtcatctagtccaaactctggctcaaaacaggaccaatccccaactaaatcatcccagccagggctttgtcaaacctgacctgaaaaacatctaaggaaggtgtcagggttccttccccactctgaactctagggtacagatgtggggacccacatgaaagctTATTTCttccagcttaggttaaaacctggtatGCTGCCagcaccaagtgatttaacaagaaacagggaaaggaccacttggagttcagcttcccccaaaatatccctccaagcccttacaccccctttcctaAGGAGGCTTGAGAACAATATCCCAACCAActggttacaaagtgatcaaagacccaaacacctgggtctttggacaatggaaaaatcagtcaggttcttaaaagaaggattttattaaaaataaaaggtaaaaatcatctctgtaaaatcaggttggaaaataactttacagggtaatcagatttgaagagcccagaggaactccctctagccttagtttcaaagttacaacaaaacagAGATAAATCTCCCTCTAGCAAATGTaaaattcacaagttgagaaaacaaagataaactaatatgCCTTGCCTGgcatctatcaaatcccccctcactcttcccttctgcagataaataatcccagttccctcagcctttcctcataaatcatgtatTCCAGTCCCCTATCTGTTTCACCAATCTGCTTCACCaatgagaacagcctccagtagtgTATGGAGTGTATCATATTCACGTTGTCTCTCAATCCAGGCATTTGTACTGCGACCATCCCCTTGAccctgggcacatacaggaagtcaggagAACGTACGGTACATGCAAGAGACACCgttctgcctcagagttggacactttctcccctactccatgtcagattccaacataaccgacttcaccaacccctccaccttcatcctgcagggcattcctggcctggagaaGGCTCatatctggatctccatccccttctgcaccatgtatgCAATAGCCATCCTGGCGAACTTCATCATCCTGTTCATTGTGAAGAGGGAGTcgagcctccatgagcccatgtactatttcctctgcatgctggccatcactGACCTGCTCCTGTCTACATCCATcctgcccaaaatgctgagcatcttctggttcaattcccgggagatcaatttcagtgcctgcctcacccagatgtactttattcactgcttctcagggatggagtctgggatctttGTGGCCATGGGTTTtgatcgctatgtggccatctgccatcccctgagatattccaccatcctgacaatCCCCGTGGTGGCCAAGATGGGCCTGGCCGTGGTGCTGCGCAGTGCCATGCTCGTACTGCCCTATCCCTTCCTGGTAAAAcaatggccatattgcagaaccaacatcatccccgaGCCATTCTGCGTACACATATCCGTAGTGAAGCTGGCCTGCGCTGACACCcgcatcagtagttactatggACTCTTTGTGCTATTGTGTGTAATGGGTCTGGATGGGATTTTTATTGCTGTGTCCTATAACCATATCCTCAGGGCCATattcagcctccccacaaaggatgcccggctcaagacttttggaacctgtgtctcccacctctgtgtaATCTTAATCTTTTACATCCCaggtctcttctcttctctcacaTACTGTTTTGGACAGAATGTTCCCCTGCATTTCCATGTTCTTATTGGCAACATGAACCTACTTgtgccccccatgctaaaccccatcatctatggggtgaggaccaaacaAATCCGGGACAGGCTACTCCGGTTCATTACTCAtaagggatgatttagttggggattggtcttgctttgagcagggggttcgactagatgacctcctgaggtcccttccaaccctgatattctatgattctaactaaTTTTTCCTCCGGTGCTCTGATTTTCAGAACTAGCTCCATGAAGCactggctggtgacatggtgctgAGCCCTCTTTCTTGAATCACTTACTGGTCAGTGAAAGAGATATTAAATCCTTTCCTGGCCTTATGGTGCTGTGTCAGCATGACAACATGGGGAATTGGTCTTTATAGACCTCATTAATCCTTAGCCGTTAGAAAGGTGGCAACAATTGGaccctgagaccctgcccccgCCCTACCTATTCCCCAagaccctactcctgccccacttgccctggttcctggcttctctcctcccctccctcccttcctcaatCTTTTCCACTCCTGTCCCTgcctcagctgggctccctctacTGTGacgctgggctgggagctgccaaAGCTTGACAAGGGGCCTGCCTGTTGGTATGATGTGGTcccagctgagcaggggcagGTGTGGGTTAATGACCCTaaacctcccccctgccctgcaggaaCCAGGCACAGTCCGATCCCCTTCTTGGTTTGACTTTCTAGTTCAAAACTAGGTACCTGATAACCCTGCATGGCACCCAGACACAGAAGCTGAAAAACAGAGCATCTGGATAAAACTTAGATGGGGGAAAAACCCTATTAACTCATCTTTTGTTATAGGAACCATGTACATTGTTATGTCTTTGGGATTTCCTATACTCTTCACTCACACACCTTGTATTAAGAGGCAGCAGGCTGGGGCGGAGGCATGTGTTTATAAATACGTGGGTCATTAAAAACTATCAGCTCTAGTGAGATCTTACAGGGATAGAAGAAGGGAGTAACTTCGTTCTCCAGTTTCTCTGCAGAGGGGTGGGCGTGGAAGGAATGAAACCTCCCCAGAAGGGGGAACAGAGAGAGGAGGTGTTCATCCAGCCCTTTAAAACACAGAGACTGGATGAGctagaaggcaggagagaggCAATCTATGGTTGCAGGGTTATGgctgcagcagagagacagaCTGCAACTGGAGGAGAAATCAGGAGTTGCAGAAGGTGGTCCCTATGTTGcctgccctaaagggctcgaggggacaacaatggtccgtcgcccggtgtgcttggcaccaataaagacaccgaggggagaaagcaagccaagtttatttcagagctctgaaatggcactaggagaccatcatgtctcaaatccagtgcaacaaatacaaacaacttttaccttttatactccaaactgtttgcatacatctctttgtttggctgttcccccttacccctccctcccagacaactgttacaataagctctacataagcttgtgagaaaactttctcaatctttgcgaccttgagttagacgcctgcaaactaactaccccgcttcttatctctattatttctgctagtgtgagtgaaactgcagccatctgctaaaaagctgacattacatttctgcttcagcctacttcagagcatgtaagcagttagcatagaagtaggtgagagttcccaagatggagtttgggggttcagataggcccagagcaaaagagcttcatcggcacttgtggccttccactctcccgagttacctggtagctatgcctagtggaccccaacaatccctcctttgagaacactcaacaaacctttgtcagagttttctcatactctaaagacagaatgcgattaagctccatgcaatcaggattatcaatgagagggtataagggaacttctggggtatgggaggtacaaatcttacgtatgagcactttacagcaaatgagcaaaagaacaagaacaaaacataccacaacacctgtgagcaaaATGCGAACAATGTTTCCCCCTATATCCCCTAGTTCCCCTAAACCAGgtatccaaccccaaagggaatccaaaatagtgggttctccttcctgggccttccactggttaaaggcccgttcagctgacaagatgtgcttgttaatgtcctgtgaaaactctgggacataggtacaacactcttctccaataagggcacacacaattacaacaacccaactgcccagaagataagaagaaTTGTTGACACTAAACAAGTCAAAAAATAACAAGACCAAATACATAGGCCAGGACGGtcttctgtgagaaaataaaaccaatgctcagggttctcgtggggagtatgctgtgactgtttagaaagatcacaacgcattcccagcgacccttactgtcttttgaataacagcttaagtcccaaatcgtcgttagcagtcttctccgcaggctggacagtccactgtttaggagcgggcactgctttcagtcgagagtgatgaatccagttcttgtgtccttcgatctttgccgctgtatgggtgacaagcaggacggtgtggggtcctttccacttctcttggagaggctcgtccttccaggttcgcacgagaacggagtcaccaggctgcagggagtggaccggagtatccagcagaagaggctgtgaatctttggtatacctgtgaagagaagaaagaacagcagacagagagcacatgtactgagacaagaaaccacacctcatttcccattcccctgccagaactggggtaccattcataggccatgctcttccaaacataatctcgaagggactaagccctatcctacccttagggagagcatgaatgcgaagtaacacaaggggcaaggcatcaggccacttaagagaggcctcctgacagacctttgagagatgtcgcttgagtgtctgatttgtgcgttccactactccactggcttgtggtcgccagggtgtgtggagcttccaggggatttgcagagcacttgatatcttttgaacaatttgagatgtgaagtgtgttccattatcagattccatccactgaggaaggccgaagcgaggaatgatttccttgacaaacttaagagccactgttttggcagtgttgttgcgacatgggaaggcctcaggccatccgctgaatcgatccactaagacgagaaggtacctgtacccttgggtcctgggaaactcagtaaagtctatttgccacaccaatcctgggcctggggtaggttccagggtggctggtggcactgctactcctggtcgagggttattcttttggcagattaaacattcagcttgtacctgtgatgctaggggtttaagtccggAGGTTAGAGAATATTTATTCatgagctgggtaagagcctctctgcctgcgtgtgtggtctgatgcagtttctgcaacactggtcgaatcaagcccttgggcaggaggatttttccctctgtggaataaagccatccctctttttcctggagaccgagactgtcagccaggtttctgtcctcttgggagtactgaggggctgcaagctcacctactgatgggatgagggcatgcatttgggcattctcctcagttgctgatttcagggtagcagctcgcttagcttccctgtctgctctggcattgcccttggttacatcttgatcttccctttgatgggctttgcaatgcaccactgctactgctgaggggagttgtaccgcttctaacagccggagaatttgagacccatgcttgaccggggagccttgggctgttagcattcccctttgcttccacaaaccagcgtgagcatgcaataccccaaaagcatactttgagtcagtaaagatattaacccgtttgtcttttgccagctcgagtgcacgagtcagggccactagttcagcaagctgggcagatgttcctgccggtaaactctcagcttccacggtatcatgaagagacacaatagcataacctgccctcctttgcccatccacaacagtactacttccatctgtataccattccaagtcagcatttgggagtggctgatcttttagatctgggcggctagagtactgaacatctatgatttctaaacagtcatgttcctgcttttctgtctctggtagcagggtagctggattaagggagggacaggtctgcagggtgacttcaggattctctaacagcttcgcctggtaccgagcaacccgagcctgtgtgagccaaagaccacccttagtgtccagcaaggctcggaccatatggggaacatacacttgcacagttcctcccagtgtcagtttctcagcttccccaagcactagagcagtagctgcgaccgccctcaaacaggctggccatccctttgaaacttgatccagttgtttagaaaagtatgccacaggacgtttccaggcacctaatagctgggtaagcattcccaaagctaccccttttcgttcatgcacatacagttggaacgtcttagatatatcgggcaaacccaggg
This genomic window contains:
- the LOC101944697 gene encoding olfactory receptor 52R1-like, whose protein sequence is MQETPFCLRVGHFLPYSMSDSNITDFTNPSTFILQGIPGLEKAHIWISIPFCTMYAIAILANFIILFIVKRESSLHEPMYYFLCMLAITDLLLSTSILPKMLSIFWFNSREINFSACLTQMYFIHCFSGMESGIFVAMGFDRYVAICHPLRYSTILTIPVVAKMGLAVVLRSAMLVLPYPFLVKQWPYCRTNIIPEPFCVHISVVKLACADTRISSYYGLFVLLCVMGLDGIFIAVSYNHILRAIFSLPTKDARLKTFGTCVSHLCVILIFYIPGLFSSLTYCFGQNVPLHFHVLIGNMNLLVPPMLNPIIYGVRTKQIRDRLLRFITHKG